The following coding sequences lie in one Mercenaria mercenaria strain notata chromosome 5, MADL_Memer_1, whole genome shotgun sequence genomic window:
- the LOC123558935 gene encoding cytochrome P450 1A2-like: MPSTFLCLLHHSEYQDKMFEELDAVAGRDMDLCINDKAKCPTYEAVELETHRYIPVAPLVGPRLCGVNLEFEGYDLPKGSMVFANFWHIFHNEKIWGDPWNFRPERWLDEQGNLLPRDHVYRKNWLPFGYGRRQCIGEQFGRFRIFMYLASLLRRWKFVAPPGKMMSCDPRDQSSFCYEVTMRPKPFYCHVQERY; this comes from the exons ATGCCCAGTACATTTCTCTGTTTGTTGCATCACTCGGAATACCAAGATAAGATGTTTGAAGAACTAGATGCAGTTGCTGGACGCGACATGGACCTCTGTATAAACGATAAGGCAAAATGTCCTACCTATGAAGCTGTGGAGCTAGAAACTCATCGATATATACCAGTCGCGCCACTAGTTGGTCCTAGGCTGTGTGGAGTAAACTTGGAGTTTGAAGGATACGACTTACCGAAAGGCAGTATG GTCTTTGCAAATTTTTGGCATATTTTCCATAATGAGAAGATATGGGGTGACCCCTGGAACTTTCGACCTGAAAGATGGCTCGACGAACAAGGGAATCTGTTGCCAAGAGATCACGTCTATAGAAAAAA cTGGCTTCCGTTTGGTTATGGAAGAAGGCAGTGTATTGGAGAACAGTTTGGTCGCTTCCGTATCTTCATGTATTTGGCGTCGCTTTTGAGACGTTGGAAATTTGTAGCTCCACCTGGAAAAATGATGTCATGTGATCCAAGGGACCAATCAAGTTTTTGTTATGAAGTAACAATGCGTCCTAAGCCTTTTTATTGCCATGTGCAGGAACGATACTAA
- the LOC123558347 gene encoding cytochrome P450 2D4-like, with protein sequence MVDVFLFGIFTVLAIFWILRKNGRKGRRIPGPKGLPLVGCVLEVKEENIHTKFSDYAHEYGDIFQFKLMNDTIIGLNSEHLIRLAYAQDGYKEYLNDKPATFYAEMLLYGSQSTEFCKDGYSAEHTAYRKGFTNVMKIYGAGIDSSIEEMFMTEIKRGLMKRIEDYNGKYFEIAYELKRSLANTLSCLFKGEPFNDNDPNASIFDEFCDCVDYFGNASVNNVLTTLPFLRYMPGPYGKQFAKALKTRETIIDIFFKEQKVRNTLNVTVHLA encoded by the exons atggTTGATGTTTTTCTATTCGGGATTTTCACTGTACTTGCAATTTTCTGGATTCTTAGAAAGAATGGACGGAAAGGAAGAAGGATTCCTGGTCCTAAAGGTCTACCCTTGGTGGGTTGCGTTCTAGAAGTGAAAGAAGAAAATATTCACACGAAGTTCTCCGACTATGCGCATGAGTACGGTGACATATTTCAATTCAAACTAATGAATGACACTATTATTGGTCTGAATTCTGAACATTTAATCAGACTGGCCTACGCGCAAGATGGATATAAGGAATACCTTAACGACAAGCCGGCAACTTTCTACGCGGAAATGTTACTCTATGGCTCTCAAAGTACGGAGTTCTGTAAGGATGGATATAGTGCAGAGCATACTGCTTATAGAAAAGGTTTTACGAATGTAATGAAAATTTATGGAGCCGGAATCGACTCTTCCATTGAGGAAATGTTTATGACAGAAATAAAGAGGGGACTGATGAAGAGAATTGAAGATTACAATGGCAAATATTTCGAGATCGCTTACGAGCTAAAACGTTCACTAGCAAACACGTTGTCCTGCTTG tttaaAGGCGAACCTTTCAACGACAATGACCCAAATGCTAGCATCTTTGACGAGTTTTGTGATTGTGTAGACTATTTTGGAAATGCAAGTGTCAACAATGTTTTGACAACGTTGCCTTTCCTTCGTTACATGCCGGGACCTTACGGAAAACAGTTTGCTAAAGCTCTGAAGACAAGAGAAACTATTATCGATATTTTTTTCAAGGAACAAAAGGTGAGAAATACCCTGAATGTCACAGTACACCTTGCATAA